A genomic stretch from Thermomonospora umbrina includes:
- a CDS encoding ATP-binding cassette domain-containing protein: MGDDGFIRVTGARVHNLRNVDVAVPRGRLVAFTGVSGSGKSSLAFGTIFAEAQHRYLESVAPYARRLVQQLPVPEVEDVTGLPPAVALGQRRSVPSGRSTVGTLSRVSNSLRMLMSRAGTYPEGAEPLYSDAFSPNTIVGACPQCEGRGVVHEITEESLVPDPSLSIAEGAIASWPRAWQGKNLRDILRTLGHDLDAPWRELPAQDREWILFTEDEPVVTVHPVREAGRIQRPYQGKYTSASRLVLRAYASSASEKTRERAEGFMTTLTCPLCEGRLLAPEALAVTFAGRDIVELSSMPVTELGALLGGYRDDPGAVGPLARDVAERVDVLDELGLGYLSLHRAAPTLSSGELQRIRLATQLRAGLFGVVYVLDEPSAGLHPTDSAALSGILRRLRDAGNTVCLVEHDLDVVRDADWVVDVGPGAGSRGGEILYSGPVEGLRAVADSVTRRYLFHKVVPEHRRHEPTGLLRLRGVDRNNLRDLDVDVPLTAFTAITGVSGSGKSSLLESIGEASPGRVVRVDQQPIGRTPRSNLATYTGLFDTVRKLFAATDAARERGYGPSRFSFNVAGGRCETCEGDGHVSVELLFLPSTYTPCPSCHGARYNPETLEVTYRDHTIADVLDLTVEDAAPFFADVSSVLRALETLQDVGLGYLRLGQPATELSGGEAQRIKLATELQRRRLDDTLYLLDEPSTGLHPHDTDLLMNRLHDLVDGGATVVVVEHDLRVVAGADHVIDLGPGGGSAGGRVVAAGPPTAIAAAPDSRTGAHLKALL, from the coding sequence ATGGGAGACGACGGGTTCATCCGGGTGACAGGGGCGCGCGTTCACAATCTGCGGAACGTGGACGTGGCGGTGCCGCGCGGGCGGCTGGTGGCGTTCACCGGGGTGTCCGGGTCGGGGAAGTCGTCGCTCGCGTTCGGGACGATCTTCGCCGAGGCGCAGCACCGGTACCTGGAGTCGGTGGCGCCGTACGCGCGGCGGCTGGTGCAGCAGTTGCCGGTGCCGGAGGTGGAGGACGTCACCGGGCTGCCGCCGGCCGTCGCGTTGGGACAGCGGCGGTCGGTGCCGTCGGGGCGGTCGACGGTCGGGACGCTGAGCCGGGTGTCCAACTCGCTGCGGATGCTGATGTCCCGGGCCGGTACGTATCCGGAGGGGGCCGAGCCCCTGTATTCGGACGCGTTCTCGCCGAACACGATCGTCGGGGCCTGCCCGCAGTGCGAGGGCCGGGGCGTCGTCCACGAGATCACCGAGGAATCCCTGGTGCCGGACCCCTCCCTGAGCATCGCGGAGGGCGCGATCGCCTCCTGGCCGAGGGCCTGGCAGGGCAAGAACCTCCGCGACATCCTGCGCACCCTCGGCCACGACCTGGACGCGCCCTGGCGGGAGCTGCCCGCGCAGGACCGGGAGTGGATCCTGTTCACCGAGGACGAGCCGGTGGTGACCGTCCACCCGGTACGGGAGGCGGGCCGGATCCAGCGCCCGTACCAGGGGAAGTACACGAGTGCGAGCCGTCTGGTGCTCCGCGCGTACGCGTCGTCCGCCAGCGAGAAGACCCGCGAACGCGCGGAGGGGTTCATGACCACTTTGACGTGCCCGCTGTGCGAGGGGCGGCTGTTGGCCCCCGAGGCCCTGGCCGTCACCTTCGCGGGGAGGGACATCGTCGAGCTGTCCTCGATGCCGGTCACCGAGCTCGGCGCGCTGCTGGGCGGGTATCGCGACGATCCCGGCGCGGTCGGCCCGCTCGCCCGGGACGTCGCCGAACGCGTCGACGTGCTCGACGAACTGGGCCTCGGCTATCTCAGCCTCCACCGGGCCGCGCCGACCCTGTCCAGCGGCGAACTCCAGCGGATCAGGCTCGCCACCCAGTTGCGCGCCGGGCTCTTCGGCGTGGTCTACGTGCTGGACGAGCCGTCGGCGGGCCTGCACCCCACCGACTCGGCGGCCCTGTCGGGGATCCTGCGGCGGCTGCGCGACGCGGGCAACACCGTCTGCCTGGTCGAGCACGACCTCGACGTCGTCCGCGACGCCGACTGGGTGGTCGACGTCGGGCCCGGCGCAGGCTCGCGCGGCGGCGAGATCCTCTACAGCGGTCCGGTGGAGGGGCTCCGTGCCGTCGCGGACTCCGTGACCAGGCGATATCTCTTCCACAAGGTCGTGCCCGAACATCGGCGTCACGAGCCCACCGGACTGCTGAGGCTGCGCGGCGTCGACCGCAACAACCTGCGGGATCTGGACGTCGACGTTCCGCTCACCGCGTTCACCGCGATCACCGGGGTGTCCGGCTCGGGCAAGTCCAGCCTGCTGGAGTCGATCGGCGAGGCGTCGCCGGGCCGCGTCGTCCGCGTCGACCAGCAGCCGATCGGCCGCACCCCGCGCTCCAACCTCGCCACCTACACGGGGCTCTTCGACACCGTCCGCAAGCTCTTCGCCGCCACCGACGCGGCCCGCGAGCGCGGCTACGGGCCCTCCCGGTTCTCCTTCAACGTCGCCGGCGGGCGCTGCGAGACCTGCGAGGGCGACGGTCACGTGTCGGTCGAACTATTGTTCCTCCCGAGCACGTACACGCCCTGTCCCTCCTGCCACGGCGCCCGCTACAACCCCGAGACCCTCGAAGTGACCTACCGGGACCACACCATCGCCGACGTCCTCGATCTCACCGTGGAAGACGCCGCCCCGTTCTTCGCCGACGTCTCCTCGGTCCTGCGCGCCCTGGAGACGCTCCAGGACGTCGGCCTGGGCTATCTGCGGCTCGGGCAGCCGGCGACGGAGCTCTCCGGCGGCGAGGCCCAACGGATCAAGCTCGCGACCGAGCTCCAGCGCCGCCGCCTCGACGACACCCTCTACCTCCTCGACGAGCCGTCCACCGGCCTGCACCCGCACGACACCGACCTGCTCATGAACCGTCTGCACGACCTGGTCGACGGCGGCGCGACGGTCGTCGTGGTCGAGCACGACCTGCGGGTGGTGGCGGGCGCCGACCACGTGATCGACCTCGGCCCCGGCGGCGGCTCGGCCGGCGGGCGGGTCGTCGCCGCCGGCCCGCCCACCGCGATCGCCGCCGCCCCCGACAGCCGTACGGGCGCCCACCTGAAGGCGCTCCTGTGA
- a CDS encoding CBS domain-containing protein codes for MTEQPATLLPPDPAVVGRTLAGRTVADAMLHHPKVHDHTVSVAELQDLFLNVHVHAALIVDPARRLLTIVERADLTSAAPSPAHALGRLDGRTTHPTADLVEVWGLMVDQGRRRLAVVDDSGTLLGLLALKRSRLGFCSDAGVLARRRERRGEQPSA; via the coding sequence ATGACGGAGCAACCCGCCACGCTCCTGCCACCCGATCCGGCGGTCGTCGGCCGCACGTTGGCGGGTCGGACCGTCGCGGACGCGATGCTCCACCATCCCAAGGTCCACGATCACACGGTCTCCGTCGCCGAGCTCCAGGACCTGTTCCTGAACGTCCACGTCCATGCCGCGCTCATCGTCGACCCGGCCCGCCGGCTGCTCACGATCGTCGAGCGCGCCGACCTCACGTCGGCGGCCCCGTCGCCGGCGCACGCGCTGGGGCGGCTCGACGGCCGCACGACCCACCCCACGGCGGACCTCGTCGAGGTCTGGGGGCTGATGGTCGACCAGGGGCGACGCCGCCTGGCCGTCGTCGACGACTCCGGGACGCTGCTCGGCCTCCTCGCCCTGAAACGCAGCCGACTCGGCTTCTGCTCCGACGCGGGCGTGCTCGCCCGCCGCCGCGAACGCCGGGGTGAGCAGCCCTCGGCCTGA
- a CDS encoding DUF6119 family protein, which yields MAALTREVTLYRLTDTDPDIDSLFALAGGTFLDEEGRSFDLSEAEFEGATALMFHWAQPPEIASWIHDAARLVGPLPHYQSQDSGGLLLIAVGDDTYAIGFGAGWRLLPDGLKDQRFGLRFTIRAVDPEQVRAIVRRSLTGIGRQDATHVPSGIPIGHIGVSEYSELVRRLAGKVDPEDLGLGGPKPVSVEGAAGLRLRIPLDPERLVTLLRRISEICAREVPNEFAFVEAIMPVKDADRRDLLDGALNERLRSADEGDPPMRLVEAVPSDLVDQLDDVQTYGIKIGSTKERHVPHGVDLTDILDRCMVVRSARPIEALRRGVVIMYADGPSWRENGLPRKELGRARADRWLEVSTVLNDTQYFLIEGDWYEGGTEYFASVRRQSAGYFPKRPGIVMPPWEEAIARSTLDEKKRGEPRYNDGVERLVGPEKMLNLDQKFIGAGFHGSKGFEACDLLGPDNELIHVKAGKGTGTFSHQFSQGLISTEALFLRPEFRTELAERVHQASFGARTLPADWRPAKVVFAMMIDRKSDLTPDSLFPHAQIALTHVAATLKNRFGVEVEVIAIPRNA from the coding sequence ATGGCCGCGCTGACGCGCGAGGTCACGCTCTACCGTCTCACCGACACCGATCCCGACATCGATTCACTATTCGCCCTCGCCGGGGGCACGTTCCTCGATGAGGAGGGGCGGTCGTTCGACCTCTCCGAGGCCGAGTTCGAGGGCGCGACGGCGTTGATGTTCCATTGGGCGCAGCCGCCCGAGATCGCCTCATGGATCCATGACGCCGCTCGACTCGTCGGCCCCCTGCCCCACTACCAGAGCCAGGACTCGGGGGGCCTCCTCCTCATCGCCGTGGGCGATGACACCTACGCGATCGGCTTCGGCGCGGGCTGGCGGCTGCTGCCGGACGGGCTCAAGGACCAGCGGTTCGGGCTGAGGTTCACCATTCGGGCCGTGGACCCCGAGCAGGTCCGTGCGATCGTTCGCCGCTCCCTGACCGGGATCGGGCGGCAGGACGCCACCCACGTTCCGTCCGGCATCCCCATCGGCCACATCGGGGTCAGCGAGTACTCCGAACTCGTCCGCAGGCTCGCCGGCAAGGTCGACCCGGAAGATCTCGGGCTCGGCGGCCCCAAGCCGGTGTCCGTCGAGGGGGCGGCCGGCCTTAGGCTGCGGATTCCGCTTGATCCGGAGCGGCTCGTCACGCTGCTTCGTAGGATCTCCGAGATCTGCGCCCGCGAGGTGCCGAACGAGTTCGCGTTCGTCGAGGCCATCATGCCCGTCAAGGACGCCGACCGACGCGATCTCCTCGACGGTGCGCTCAACGAGCGGCTGCGCTCCGCCGACGAGGGCGACCCTCCGATGCGGCTCGTCGAAGCGGTGCCGAGCGACCTCGTCGACCAGCTCGACGACGTGCAGACGTACGGCATCAAGATCGGCTCAACGAAGGAGCGGCACGTCCCGCACGGCGTCGACCTGACGGACATCCTCGATCGGTGCATGGTCGTCAGAAGCGCTCGGCCCATCGAGGCACTGCGGCGTGGGGTGGTGATCATGTACGCCGACGGCCCCTCCTGGAGGGAGAACGGCCTCCCCCGGAAAGAGCTCGGCAGGGCTCGGGCGGACCGTTGGCTCGAAGTGTCCACCGTCCTGAACGACACGCAGTACTTCCTCATCGAGGGCGACTGGTACGAGGGCGGCACCGAGTATTTCGCCTCGGTCCGCCGCCAGAGCGCCGGATACTTCCCGAAGAGGCCCGGCATCGTCATGCCTCCGTGGGAGGAGGCCATCGCACGGTCCACTCTCGACGAGAAGAAGAGGGGCGAACCGCGCTACAACGACGGAGTCGAGCGGCTCGTCGGTCCGGAGAAGATGCTCAACCTCGACCAGAAGTTCATCGGAGCCGGTTTCCATGGCTCCAAGGGCTTCGAAGCCTGTGATCTGCTCGGACCCGACAACGAGCTCATCCACGTGAAGGCCGGCAAGGGCACCGGGACGTTCAGCCATCAGTTCAGCCAGGGACTCATCTCGACCGAGGCGTTGTTCCTCCGGCCGGAGTTCCGGACGGAGCTCGCCGAACGCGTCCATCAGGCCAGTTTCGGCGCGCGGACGCTTCCGGCGGACTGGCGTCCGGCCAAGGTCGTCTTCGCCATGATGATCGATCGCAAGAGCGACCTCACCCCCGACTCGCTCTTCCCGCACGCCCAGATCGCACTGACCCACGTGGCCGCGACCCTCAAGAACCGCTTCGGCGTTGAGGTGGAGGTCATCGCCATCCCCCGAAACGCGTAG
- a CDS encoding type I restriction-modification system subunit M, producing the protein MSADQNLSAFIWSVADLLRGDYKQSEYGKVVLPFTVLRRFDCVLDPTRQAVWDCAKSFGDKKAPPALLKVKAGLPFYNLSQQTFETIAAGSADVRKNLTDFVNGFSDEVIEIFDRYKFHDQIERLDEAGLLYGVVARFADPRLDLSPQRVTNDDMGRLFEELIRKFSELSNETAGEHFTPREVINLMVDLLLGPDEEALTGEAPVIDILDPACGTGGMLAAADDHIRHYNGQARVNLAGQELNAESWAICKSDMLMKGYDESRSSIAFGNSFSRDGHRDKTFRYMLANPPFGVEWKKVQTFIEDEYKDLGHAGRFGAGLPRINDGSLLFLQHMMSKMRPVTADALDDRLPGSRIAIVFNGSPLFTGGAGSGESEIRRWIIENDYLEAIVALPDQLFYNTGISTYFWIITNNKAPRNRGKVILLDARDQWTKTRKTFGEKRKEVSKDQRDHICRVYRDAFEIAEDEDHPDRARVKIFDNEHFGYQRITIDRPLRQRFEVTEETLALLTESSAFQKYDLRDELLTGLKPLIGTVEMSRTKIREKLVVAWIEGGVTFPPNNVEKAVLTAFAIADPEGELQVVKGKPAHDPDLRDAENVPLTEDIDEYLKREVLPHVEDAWIAEVKDPKTKETLRARIGYEIPFTRYFYTYTPPRPLAEIDAELRSLEGEIQALLGKIADA; encoded by the coding sequence GTGAGCGCTGACCAGAATCTGTCCGCCTTCATCTGGTCGGTGGCCGATCTGCTGCGCGGCGACTACAAACAGTCGGAGTACGGCAAGGTGGTCCTGCCGTTCACGGTACTGCGCCGCTTCGACTGTGTCCTCGACCCGACTCGGCAGGCGGTGTGGGACTGCGCGAAATCCTTCGGCGACAAGAAGGCGCCGCCGGCCCTGCTCAAGGTGAAGGCCGGACTGCCGTTCTACAACCTGTCGCAGCAGACCTTCGAGACCATCGCCGCCGGTTCGGCCGACGTGCGCAAGAATCTCACCGACTTCGTGAACGGGTTCTCCGACGAGGTCATCGAGATTTTCGACCGGTACAAGTTCCACGACCAGATCGAGCGTTTGGACGAGGCCGGCCTGCTCTACGGGGTCGTGGCGAGGTTCGCCGACCCGCGCCTTGATCTGAGCCCGCAGCGTGTGACCAACGATGACATGGGCCGGTTGTTCGAGGAGCTGATCCGGAAATTTTCCGAACTGTCGAACGAGACCGCCGGTGAGCACTTCACCCCCCGCGAGGTCATCAATCTGATGGTGGATCTGCTCCTGGGCCCGGACGAGGAGGCGCTGACCGGCGAGGCACCCGTCATCGACATCCTCGACCCCGCCTGCGGGACGGGCGGCATGCTCGCCGCCGCCGACGATCACATTCGCCACTACAACGGCCAGGCGCGCGTCAATCTCGCCGGCCAGGAACTCAACGCCGAGTCGTGGGCCATCTGCAAGTCCGACATGTTGATGAAGGGCTACGACGAGTCGCGGTCGTCGATCGCCTTCGGTAACTCGTTCAGCAGGGACGGCCACCGGGATAAGACCTTCCGCTACATGCTCGCCAATCCGCCTTTCGGCGTGGAGTGGAAGAAGGTGCAGACGTTCATCGAGGATGAGTATAAGGATCTGGGCCATGCGGGCCGCTTCGGTGCCGGGCTGCCGCGCATCAACGACGGGTCGCTGCTGTTCCTCCAGCACATGATGTCCAAGATGCGTCCCGTCACCGCCGACGCGCTGGACGACCGGCTCCCGGGCTCCCGCATCGCGATCGTCTTCAACGGATCGCCGCTCTTCACCGGCGGGGCAGGGTCGGGGGAGTCGGAGATCCGGCGCTGGATCATTGAGAACGACTATCTCGAAGCGATCGTCGCGCTGCCCGACCAGTTGTTCTACAACACGGGCATCTCCACGTACTTCTGGATCATCACCAACAACAAGGCTCCGCGCAACCGGGGCAAGGTCATCCTTCTGGACGCCCGCGACCAGTGGACCAAGACCCGCAAGACCTTCGGTGAGAAGAGGAAAGAAGTAAGCAAGGACCAGCGCGACCACATCTGCCGCGTCTACCGCGACGCCTTCGAGATCGCGGAGGACGAGGACCACCCGGACCGCGCCCGCGTCAAGATCTTCGACAACGAGCACTTCGGCTACCAGCGCATCACCATCGACCGTCCGCTACGGCAGCGCTTCGAAGTGACGGAGGAAACACTCGCCCTGCTGACGGAGTCGTCCGCGTTCCAGAAGTACGACCTGCGCGACGAGTTGCTGACCGGTCTCAAGCCGCTCATCGGCACGGTGGAGATGAGCCGGACGAAGATCAGAGAGAAGCTGGTCGTCGCCTGGATCGAGGGCGGAGTGACCTTCCCGCCCAACAACGTGGAGAAGGCGGTCCTCACGGCCTTCGCCATCGCAGACCCCGAGGGCGAGCTTCAAGTGGTCAAGGGCAAGCCCGCCCATGACCCGGACCTCCGCGACGCGGAGAACGTCCCGCTCACCGAGGACATCGACGAGTACCTCAAGCGCGAGGTGCTGCCACACGTTGAAGACGCCTGGATCGCCGAGGTGAAGGACCCGAAGACCAAGGAGACGCTCCGCGCTCGGATCGGCTACGAGATCCCCTTCACCCGCTACTTCTACACCTACACGCCCCCACGCCCTCTCGCCGAAATCGACGCCGAGCTGAGAAGTCTTGAAGGGGAGATTCAGGCACTTCTCGGGAAGATTGCAGATGCGTGA
- a CDS encoding N-6 DNA methylase, with amino-acid sequence MSAAEIVLVPPAEIARMAGVTRAAVSNWRRRHPDFPEPAGGTNSAPLFALPDVARWLDRQGKGRQVADEVRLWQALRAERGEDMIGALTATAAELYDQRADPPLTRATAELIANLARDRTPAGLVGDLVERYVASASRSGGDHVSTPALVRAMRHFAGETTGTVYDPACGIGDLLLSVGGKKVVRRVGQDVAEGLTAFVGLRAALEARSGTTEVVEGDALRKDHFPGLRADLVVCDPPSGQTDWGRDDVLLDPRWELGLPPKVEGDLAWLQHCYFHTAPGGRAVLALPASAAYRRSGRRIRAELVRGGMLDTMVALPGGLAAGHALPVHLWILRRPVRSPGPDTRVRMIDLTEADLNAPIEPTADQVTSVPAIRMLDDEVDLTPSRYVAANQEGQAAAYGEARERFAALLDELRAGLPELSEGDHDLVATINVNELIRGGLVRLRDGRPVSTTDQLDDGFLQGFLASAANIRRNTSGSGTHRADPRGARVPQMDLERQRAYGAAFRELEIFVQRLEEAAKMGRRAVRLARDGLTGGTLDPAPTTNDTKRGNDA; translated from the coding sequence ATGAGTGCAGCCGAGATCGTCCTGGTTCCGCCGGCGGAGATCGCTCGTATGGCGGGAGTGACCCGCGCCGCCGTGTCGAACTGGCGTCGCCGCCATCCGGATTTCCCGGAACCGGCGGGTGGCACCAACTCCGCACCCTTGTTCGCCCTCCCGGACGTGGCGCGGTGGCTGGATCGGCAGGGCAAGGGCCGGCAGGTGGCGGACGAGGTCAGGCTCTGGCAGGCACTGCGCGCCGAACGCGGTGAGGACATGATCGGCGCACTGACCGCGACGGCCGCCGAACTGTACGACCAACGCGCGGACCCGCCGCTGACCAGGGCCACCGCAGAACTCATCGCCAACCTCGCCCGCGACCGTACGCCCGCTGGCCTCGTCGGCGATCTCGTGGAGCGGTACGTCGCGTCGGCGAGCCGCAGCGGCGGCGACCACGTGTCGACACCGGCGCTGGTGCGGGCGATGCGCCACTTCGCCGGCGAGACGACCGGCACCGTGTACGACCCGGCCTGCGGCATCGGGGATCTGTTGTTGTCGGTCGGCGGCAAGAAGGTCGTCCGCCGAGTGGGTCAGGACGTCGCCGAGGGGCTCACCGCGTTCGTGGGCCTGCGTGCCGCGCTGGAGGCACGATCGGGAACGACCGAGGTCGTCGAGGGCGACGCCCTGCGGAAGGACCACTTCCCCGGACTTCGCGCCGACCTCGTGGTGTGCGACCCCCCGTCAGGGCAGACCGACTGGGGACGAGACGATGTGCTCCTCGACCCCCGCTGGGAGTTGGGGCTGCCACCAAAGGTGGAAGGCGATCTCGCCTGGCTCCAACACTGCTACTTCCACACCGCCCCCGGCGGCCGTGCCGTGCTCGCGTTGCCGGCGTCCGCCGCCTACCGCCGCTCCGGCCGCCGGATCCGCGCCGAACTGGTACGCGGCGGAATGCTGGACACGATGGTGGCCCTACCGGGCGGGCTCGCCGCCGGGCACGCGCTGCCGGTGCATCTATGGATCCTGCGCAGGCCCGTACGTTCACCGGGGCCTGACACGAGGGTGCGCATGATCGACCTGACCGAGGCGGATCTGAACGCCCCGATCGAGCCGACCGCCGATCAGGTCACCTCCGTTCCCGCCATCAGAATGCTGGACGACGAGGTCGACCTCACCCCGTCCCGCTACGTGGCGGCGAACCAAGAAGGCCAAGCCGCCGCATACGGTGAGGCGCGGGAACGCTTCGCGGCGCTGCTGGACGAGCTGCGCGCGGGCCTACCCGAGCTCTCCGAAGGCGACCACGACCTCGTGGCCACCATCAACGTGAACGAACTGATCCGTGGCGGTCTGGTCCGACTACGGGACGGTCGGCCGGTCTCCACGACGGACCAGCTCGACGACGGCTTCCTGCAAGGCTTCCTGGCCAGTGCCGCCAACATCCGGCGCAACACCTCGGGGTCGGGAACGCATCGCGCCGACCCACGCGGCGCGCGGGTGCCACAGATGGACCTGGAACGACAACGGGCCTACGGCGCGGCCTTCAGGGAACTGGAGATCTTCGTGCAACGCCTGGAGGAAGCGGCCAAGATGGGACGCCGGGCCGTACGGTTGGCCCGCGACGGGCTGACCGGCGGCACCTTGGACCCGGCCCCGACGACGAACGACACGAAGCGAGGGAACGACGCGTGA
- a CDS encoding HelD family protein, with protein sequence MGTRQADDVKSPEAALREEQDYVTRVYDRLDTERDEAERTLREGPAATGGGGVFQARLERAVATDEAVRRLDRLTGVERGLCFGRIDHRAEGGRPGDTFYLGRIGLRDEHREPLLIDWRAAAARPFYTATHTSPGTLARRRHLHLRLREVVRIDDEVFDLDGLSAADQSTIVGEAALLATLRRGRTGRMSDVVATIQEEQDQVIRAGLPGVLVVQGGPGTGKTVAALHRAAYLLYTHRDVLERRGVLVVGPNATFLRYIEQVLPGLGETDVALATVGELFPGVRATVIESPEVAVLKGGLRMAGLIDAAVRLRQRAPEEGVEIESDGMVLRVDPATMLEIRDRARELRAPHNVQRRLFVHEMLRALALDRAEQYERITDEPLQEILDSGAVPQWLQELLDEAEDRPLLDDADLKSAKETLWQDPAVRATIDALWPELTPQRLLTDLFGDREALRRIGPEAGLSPAEEAALFRPPGSEWTVSDVPLLDEAAELLGAPEDSAERARRRAAEREREAEELYAREVIESSGIVQTGIPEIDMVDARELAERHLEDALDLAERQHDDGLRLTTAQRAAADREWTYGHVIVDEAQELSEMAWRTVMRKIPTRSLTVVGDIAQTGNPAGARSWGSMLDRYVSGRRREHRLMVNYRTPAAIMRLAADVLAEVAPDQTPPEPVRDDGPPPVAVRMTPDTLPALVRAELDEITTDRVGEGRLAVIASTAQHAAVLAALPNAEAGATPEALDSPVVVLTPEESKGLEFDSVIVVDPAGITGSDLYVAITRATRRLTLTHHNDLPPILSSVTESAL encoded by the coding sequence ATGGGAACCCGTCAAGCCGATGATGTCAAGTCCCCCGAGGCCGCGCTGCGAGAGGAACAGGACTACGTCACCCGTGTCTACGACAGGCTCGACACCGAGCGCGACGAGGCCGAGCGCACCCTGCGCGAGGGGCCGGCGGCCACGGGCGGCGGCGGAGTGTTCCAGGCCAGGCTCGAACGCGCCGTCGCCACCGATGAGGCGGTCCGGCGTCTCGACCGGCTCACCGGCGTCGAGCGCGGGCTGTGCTTCGGCCGCATCGACCACAGGGCCGAGGGCGGACGGCCCGGCGACACGTTCTACCTCGGCCGGATCGGGCTGCGCGACGAGCACCGCGAACCGCTGCTGATCGACTGGCGGGCCGCCGCCGCCCGCCCGTTCTACACCGCGACGCACACCTCCCCCGGCACGCTGGCGCGCCGCCGCCATCTGCACCTGCGCCTGCGCGAGGTGGTGCGGATCGACGACGAGGTGTTCGACCTGGACGGACTGTCCGCCGCCGACCAGAGCACGATCGTCGGCGAGGCGGCGCTGCTGGCCACGCTGCGCCGCGGTCGCACCGGCCGGATGTCCGACGTCGTCGCGACGATCCAGGAGGAGCAGGACCAGGTGATCCGCGCCGGGCTGCCCGGGGTCCTGGTCGTGCAGGGCGGTCCGGGCACCGGCAAGACGGTCGCCGCGCTGCACCGCGCCGCCTATCTCCTCTACACCCACCGCGACGTGCTCGAACGCCGCGGCGTCCTGGTCGTGGGCCCCAACGCGACCTTCCTGCGCTACATCGAGCAGGTGCTCCCCGGCCTCGGCGAGACCGACGTGGCGCTGGCGACGGTCGGCGAGCTCTTCCCGGGCGTGCGGGCCACCGTGATCGAGAGCCCGGAGGTCGCCGTCCTCAAGGGCGGCCTGCGCATGGCGGGCCTGATCGACGCCGCGGTCAGGCTTCGGCAGCGCGCGCCGGAGGAGGGCGTCGAGATCGAGTCCGACGGGATGGTCCTGCGCGTCGACCCGGCGACGATGCTGGAGATCCGCGACCGCGCCCGGGAGCTGCGCGCGCCGCACAACGTGCAGCGCAGGCTCTTCGTCCACGAGATGCTGCGGGCGCTCGCGCTCGACCGGGCCGAACAGTACGAGCGGATCACCGACGAGCCGCTCCAGGAGATCCTCGACTCCGGTGCCGTCCCCCAGTGGCTCCAAGAGCTGCTCGACGAGGCCGAGGACCGGCCGCTCCTCGACGACGCGGACCTGAAATCGGCCAAGGAGACCCTCTGGCAGGACCCCGCCGTACGGGCGACGATCGACGCGCTGTGGCCGGAGCTGACCCCGCAACGCCTGCTCACCGACCTGTTCGGCGACCGCGAGGCGCTGCGGCGGATCGGCCCTGAGGCGGGCCTGTCCCCCGCCGAGGAGGCCGCCCTCTTCCGCCCGCCCGGCTCCGAGTGGACGGTGTCGGACGTGCCGCTGCTGGACGAGGCCGCCGAACTGCTGGGCGCCCCCGAAGACTCCGCCGAACGAGCGCGCCGGCGCGCCGCCGAACGCGAGCGGGAGGCCGAGGAGCTCTACGCGCGCGAGGTCATCGAGTCCTCCGGGATCGTGCAGACCGGCATCCCCGAGATCGACATGGTCGACGCGCGCGAACTGGCCGAACGGCACCTGGAGGACGCGCTGGACCTGGCCGAGCGCCAACACGACGACGGCCTCCGGCTCACCACCGCGCAGCGCGCCGCCGCCGACCGCGAATGGACGTACGGGCACGTCATCGTCGACGAGGCCCAGGAGTTGTCGGAGATGGCCTGGCGAACGGTCATGCGCAAGATCCCGACGCGCTCCCTCACGGTGGTGGGCGACATCGCCCAGACCGGCAACCCCGCCGGCGCCCGCTCATGGGGCTCGATGCTCGACCGGTACGTCTCGGGCCGCCGGCGGGAGCACCGGCTCATGGTCAACTACCGCACGCCCGCCGCCATCATGAGGCTCGCGGCCGACGTCCTCGCCGAGGTCGCCCCCGACCAGACACCCCCCGAGCCCGTCCGCGACGACGGCCCCCCGCCCGTCGCCGTACGCATGACCCCGGACACGCTCCCCGCCCTCGTCCGCGCCGAACTCGACGAGATCACCACCGACCGCGTCGGCGAAGGCCGCCTCGCCGTGATCGCCTCCACCGCCCAGCACGCGGCGGTCCTCGCCGCCCTCCCGAACGCCGAGGCCGGCGCGACCCCCGAGGCCCTGGACTCCCCGGTCGTCGTGCTGACCCCGGAGGAGTCCAAGGGCCTGGAGTTCGACTCCGTCATCGTGGTCGACCCGGCGGGGATCACCGGGTCGGACCTCTACGTAGCGATCACCCGAGCGACCCGCCGCCTGACCCTCACCCACCACAACGACCTGCCCCCGATCCTGTCGAGCGTCACCGAATCGGCTCTCTGA